The nucleotide sequence GAGAGTCTCAGTGGCTTGCATTTCACCTAGGCAGGCAGAACTTTCTTCATCATTATTAAAGCTGTCATATGTGCTCAGCAAAGTGCCATTTGCTGCTCTATCATCCTTCCGCAGAGAGAGGGGCAGGTTTGCTAGGGTGAAGTTAACATCTTTGAAGGCATGCAATAAAAAGATCCCCACAATAATAGTCAGGAAGCCACTGAAGGTGCCAATAATGTCATCAGCCGCCATGTGTTGCCATTCCTTGAAAAGGATGGCAGAACAAGTTAAAACAGATGTTGTAAAGATTACATAATATATTGGAGTCACTATTGAAGTGTTGAATATATCCAGAGCCCTGTTTAAATAGTTGATctgtgtgctcacacagacagTAAGGCTTAGCAGCAGAATCCAAGACAAGGGATGTTTCAGCACTGGTTTTCCTGCAAAAAGTTCCTTTATAGCAATGCCCAGACCTTTGACACAGGAGACTGATAAAGCTCCAATTACAGAGCAAATCGTTATGTACACAAGAATGTTGGTCTGTCCATGGCGAGGTCCCACCACACATATGAGAATTAAAGACACAATGACAACGAGTGTTGCGAAGACCACAAAACCTGtggttgggggaaaaaaaaatcttgttattTATGGACACTAATGGACACGCTTGTTCCTTATACTCTATCAGAAGCAGGGGTATTTATCTTAGGGGTGCAGGGAAAACACTCATTAACAATGGGATCAACTCAGCTTAAACAAAAGAGTTCAGGATGTTTCTCATTATTCTTCCAACATCACAGTTTAGATGACTTTAGAGTGAGCTAGCCAAAACAAAGGATGTACCTCAGGCATGCTCTATTACCTTCACCAGTCTATTGGCAAGACTACTACAGGATTAGATTGCTAAATTGCCTTACAGCCAGACTCACTGAGGTGTAGATGCCACTGGACACAGGGCCGAGTCTGAATTGAGTCTTTTTTAGGAGATAAGTTTTGGCAGGTGGCTGTACTCATTAGCAGGTTTCCAATGGTCAGGTCATTCCTTAAGAACAGCTTTTTAATCTCTCTGCTGGCTATTTCATCACGTTTAAGATGAGAATTGCCTTTATATGAACACTGTTTTGTAGATGTGCATTTATGAGTGCCTCATCTTCCACACAGGCGTACCAGCTCACATGCAGGACTTTACTTCTCAGCAGACTTCACAACACCTACCTTTTCATTTTAAGGGCAGCTCAAAGGTGCACTTAGAGATGATACACTTCAATCAAAACTTATAGAAGTTTTGTTTATCCACCTGTGATGCTGCATATGTTTAAACAAGTCACCTCAATGGTTGCcatcaaaacattttattcaAGGCCAGACAAGTTTATTGGTATCATGCAAAGTTCTGTATGAAATTATGTTACAGAATTCAAATCTCTAATTCATTTGGACATGTCTACTTGAAGCAGACACAGATCATCTTACTGGAACTTGAAAGCAGCAGTAATGAAAccataaaatgaagaaattatggGCTGTGCACATAAAAAGCCAGCATTTTCCTTACCCGGATCACCTAGTTTGTGGGACATTGCATCCAAAGTTTCTACTTCTTCCTCTTGTGGAGCGTGAATTACCATCACAGTTGATCCCAGTATACTTAACAAACATCCTATTTTTCCATGTAAATtaagtttttcatttaaaaagaaggaTGACAGAATGGcactaagaaataaaaaaggcacAAACAAACATGGGATTAGTAATGTTCATTTGCTCATCAAGTTACAGGTAATTTTGACTGTACAAGTCACTTGCATACACAATCTGCAGCTTAAAAAGAGCTGTTTTCTATCTTGAGATACTTGCTGCGGACAAAACTATCTGTTAATATCTGGCATCTCTGCCCCAAACCCCTTTTTTATGCTGCCTACCAAAAAACTGCTATATCTAAGAACTcgaaaaaataattttagaaagacaaaaatctttAATTAGGAATGAAAATACTGCTCTGCTGTGGTCACTATGTTTTTGAAATGCAGAAGACAATAGCTTTTCAGAGATGGACATGTAGATGCATTGCTAGAACCCTTTTAGATCACAGCCATTATGTATTTGGAGACACTTAAAAGTTACTCCTGATGTTTATAAGCACTCTATTGTGAAGAACAAAGCCCATTTATTACAGCATAGCTCAGTGACATATTTCTAAAGAAATGTTTCACTTTTCTCTCTCAAGTCACACTGCTTTCTGTTAGTGTTTCTTACCTTACAAGAACACTGAGAGCTCCTAGAGGAGTCACTAACGTAGCTGGTGCAAAAGCATAGGCAGCAAAGTTTGCTACTtctccagctcccactgcaGAGAAACAGGAATTAAAACCCAGGAGTTGAGCTGTCTCATGCAACAAATCTCTGATGCAGGGTAAGTGTTCATGTAGACACAAACATGCAGCAAGGGAACAATGGAAAATTCTAATGACAGCATCAGCTAACAGTACCAGCAGAACACacccctgccctcctccccacTACTGAATTTCAAAAGCAGGCTGTGGAACTACGACAGGTATTAGAATTAATTCTACCAAATCAGAAGGTGTTTTATTTTAGTGTCTGTGCTGTAGCTCCCCAGCCTGCCAGCTTGACTCATGAAGTTCTGCATGGAGAAATCTGCAATAGCAGGATATAGCACAGCACATACAGTAAGCCATACTTACCTGAATAGAGGCAGTAAGTTGAGAGTTCaaccaatgaaaaaaaataaatcagaaaacagGTCTAATCCAAAAATATGCTTCCCTTTAAGAAAACCTATATATCTAAGCACTTCTCTGCTAGGACAAAAGCCAGAATGCATATGGGTAGCAAAGACATACAAAACCAATGTCTGCCTAGTTTCACTGCAGAAAGAGGGCAGTTACATTAAAGAAGAACTTCTAGTGTGagagaaattatattaaaatcaTTAGATCTGCATCCACCAAATCTCCAGGTAACATTACAATGTATCATAGAATCCCAAACTCGTTCCCTTTTTTGTAACCATGCTACCATCTGTGGCATAGTTATTTATTGAGGTTACATAATGCAGATTGTATTTTTGATACTTACTTGAAAGAAGTCCTGCCCACCACAGCCATTCCTTAAGGTATGCATGACCACCTTGACCTAAAATTGAAAGAACATTGGCTATTTCACTAAAAATATCAACACCCTGTCAGTAATAACACTGCCatgatataaaataatttttgccaCCCATGCCCTTAAAAACATGAGCAGCTTTTTGATACCTAGGCTCTCCAGGTAGAAGGGTTGAAATCAAAGCATCTTCAATTTCTGATGTGCCTGTGCCTCCTATGGCCTACTTTGACAAccagttattttatttcttttgtgttaGAAATGGTGCTGAGGATCATATCTGCATTACCCTGAGAAACAGTTCTTTCAAATTACTGAAATTATATGAGAGGCCAGGTTATATGTCTCTTATTAagactgctgctctgcagataTTGTGCATGGCTTTTATGTGGTTGATTACATGTGCAAACACCACATTTTCTCATTCCAAATCAGGGTGCATGAATTATGTATCTCAAGATCAACCATCTTTGGGAAGCAAAGATGACAGgtactaaataaaaatattcagagttAACCTCCTGAATCATCTGAGGATGCTGCAACTATCCTACCTAAATCTATcttctttcaatttaaaaccattGCTCCTTGTCTTGTCAACACAGGCCCcggtataaaaaaaaaaaaacaacaaaaaaaaaaaaccaaacaacaccaaaaaacccaacaaaccacacttttaaaaaagctccctttaggtactggaaggttcTATAAGGTGTCCCAAGACCCTTTTCTTTAAGCTGAACAATCACAACTCTGACAGTCTATCCTCACAGAAGtgttctgtccctctgctcatTTTCatggcccttctctggacttgctccaacaggtccatgtcaTTCCCTCGCTGGGGATCCTGGAGCTGAATGTAGCACTGCACGcggggtctcaccagagcagaggggcagagtcCCCTTCCCTTGCCCGGCTGGTCAGACCTGATTTAGACatgtttggctctctgggctgggagtgcagactgctgggtcatgtccagcttCTCATGCACCAGCATCCCCAAgcccttctgggcagggctctctccatctgtcCATCCCCCAGCCTTGTGTTGATACCACAGTGCAGCACCTCACTCAGGTTCTTGTTGAACCTCATAAGGTTTGCACAGACCTACTCCTCAagcccatcccagtccctctgGATGCCACCTCCTTCTCTCTAGAGCATGAACTGCCCCCCTCAGGTGGGTGTGATCCACAACCCTGATGCCAGCACTCACTCAATCCCACTGTCTGTATCATTGATGAGGATATTTAATAGCATTGCTTCCAGTATGAATCCTTGAGGCACACTACTCATCACATTCAGGTACTACACGTGATTTTTAGTTTTCTAAAACAATCTTCTGACACCCAAACACAGCTAACACTCTTAAATTCACTCATCCAGGAGCACAGATGTAGTTAGAGTGCTGCTTGCAAGTTCAATTTGCAAGTACAATTTAGACTTAACTGACATACAAAAGAATCCTTTGACAAGTGTCCCCAGAGGGCACTACACAGGCATTAAATAGCATGTGTCACACACAGAATTAAAGGTATCTGACACCAGAGAAAAAACACACCAGCTCTCTGTTTAAGGTTTCATCTACATgtaacaaaaccccaaaaaaaagtccaaacaaGATCATTAATTTAATGAACTAATGAATAGAAGTAATCTTCTGTAAACAGCAAAATCTAAACATCagcaaataattaaaagatGTATGTATTTACCTGCTCTCATGGAGCCTTTCCTGGCTAACCGGAGGAGACCTTTCTTTTTCAGGATGAAACTTCCTCCAATGAAAATGCTGGAACTCATAGCCAACACCAGACCAATACAGAAGTCATACTTCCCACGAGTTTGGCTCATCTCGTAAACTACTGAACACTGTCACATTGATCAATGAGAACTTCTGTTACTCAATAAAAAATGATTGATACAACACTGAAACATGAGCAAAAGAAACACATTAGAATTAAGCTGGATAGAAATAAGAAAGACCTCAACAGCTCAAGTGACTAGTTCTCCTGCAAGTGGCCTCTGCTAATAGTggttaacaaaacaaaaaaagcaatcaTGCAATCACTCAGAATGAGTAACTAACAAGTTTGAACACATAGAAGGAAGGGTTTCTGACCTGgcatataaaaacaaacaaaaattctatGAGAAACTTTAGGGAAATTTTACAaacatgtaatttatttttcttttcatttactACACAAATCTGTGTCTGGCGCACCATGTAACTGATGATACTGATCGAAAAATTACTTACCTTGAAATCAGTCTGTAATAGAGTCTGAGAACGGTTGCAGCATTTCTTCCATATAAACTCcctagaaaaatgaaagaaagtaTTAGGAGGATGTTTAGGCATACAGCCATCTTCATAACACAAACAGACCTCACATGCATGCACATGCAATTACTCTTTAACAGGAAAATCTAGCAAGAAATTCTGGCCTTTGctaatttattttacagtttccTATACTTGTATGAAGCACCTTTCAATATTACTTTTCCCTG is from Cinclus cinclus chromosome 2, bCinCin1.1, whole genome shotgun sequence and encodes:
- the NIPA2 gene encoding magnesium transporter NIPA2 codes for the protein MSQTRGKYDFCIGLVLAMSSSIFIGGSFILKKKGLLRLARKGSMRAGQGGHAYLKEWLWWAGLLSMGAGEVANFAAYAFAPATLVTPLGALSVLVSAILSSFFLNEKLNLHGKIGCLLSILGSTVMVIHAPQEEEVETLDAMSHKLGDPGFVVFATLVVIVSLILICVVGPRHGQTNILVYITICSVIGALSVSCVKGLGIAIKELFAGKPVLKHPLSWILLLSLTVCVSTQINYLNRALDIFNTSIVTPIYYVIFTTSVLTCSAILFKEWQHMAADDIIGTFSGFLTIIVGIFLLHAFKDVNFTLANLPLSLRKDDRAANGTLLSTYDSFNNDEESSACLGEMQATETLSARRNGSLSAF